The window CTCAATAATCTCTCACGTGTAAGTTTAGCGCGTGCAGTTCATCATCCGATGATCCGAGGGGAGATTTCTGTGTCCCCTCACACTCCAACAACTTTATACCAGCACTAAATCAGTTCTCTGGTCGACAACCGTCATAGGATGGATCTTTACACTTAAAATAATCGCAGACATGTTTCTTCTTACAGTCATCACATGTTCCCTCTGTATGGAAAAGCCACAGATCTACAGCACAGAAAGTTTTCCGCCCCTGTTGTTCCTGATGTGTCCAGTAGGTGGAGGATGATATACAGCGAAACAACATCACTCAAATCCATGCACCAAAATTACACATTAATAAACGTCCCATTCATAGATGTTtactacttgttttttttttcttggtgaaTTTAAATAACGCTAGATTAACATAACAGATAGACAGTGTAATGATGCACTAATGACATTAGTTATATAGATATTATAgatgttatttttactgttgGTATTGATGCACAACTCACAAAGGACAACTGAATTGaaattgaatttaatgtttttggaaattgaaaaattaataatacacaCATAGATGGATCAGATGGACAATGTAATTATGTGATCAACTGTAGTTACCATAGGTTTTCATATAGAGAGATTGTGTGATTTACAtgttgtgaatttatatttaaagttacattcaaataataacCAAATTTATCCCATCAGACACAGGATAATGATATGGACCACTGATAAAACATCTGTTGTATTCATTACTGGTTGTCATACAGCTACAGAACttcatgaagacaaacacaATTCACCCCTTTCTAAAATTCCAAGGCCATTTAGCCATTCAAGAAGAAAAAGACAACTTTTGTGAACAATTTTTTAACACCATTTATTACTGACACCCACTGATGACCCTAGGATTTGCCATTCTTCTTTAAGTGTTGTTCTGTCCTCCTGTCAAAATGATCCCGCTcactgaggagaaaaaaaaagagacattgGACAGTTGTAAAGAAAATGGCTATTGTAAATAATGGCAGGATGTCATGTTTGATCAGTTTTCCTTTATATTATCCCTGCAATACCTTAGGTCGATGACAGgtcacatcaatgccacactctCTCAGATCTTCCCCATAGATCAGGTTTCTTTTCACAAGCTGCTGAAAAGCTACTTTCCCCAGTTTGAGGATCACGTCTTCATCTGTCACCTTCTTCTCATAGTCCTTCTCATGTTTGATGTTGGTCTGAAggatcaggaagtgtgtgtacatttgagtgagagtcttgggaatctctccactctctgctcgactcaacatcttctctagaacagtggctgagatccagcagaacactgggatgtggcacatgatgtagagGCTCCTCAATGACTTCAGGTGTGAGATGATCCTGTCGGCCAGACTctgatcactgattctcttcctgaagtattcctccttctgtggctcattgaagcctcgtacctctgtcactcgatggacacactcagaggggacgagatcagctgctgctggtctggaggtgatccagatgagagcagagggaagcagattccCCACAATCAGGTTCATCAGCAGCACATCCACTGAGGCTGATTTAGATATATTACACAGTTTCACTTTACTCTTAAAATCCAAAATGACactttcaaagatgaacaacactTTATCACTGGATGTTTCCATTTCTTTAATTTCAGGGAAAAAGACATGAAGAAGATCTGAAAGACTGAGTGTTTTGGAAGTTGATTTctctgaaaggaagtggaaatataAGCTGGACGTCCCGATTCTCTTtcccttcagcccagtccaggatgaacttctgcacagagactgtttttccaatgccagcgactccctttgtcagcacagttctgatggctttgtcttgtccaggtaaaggtctaaagatgtcattgcatttgatggctgtgtcctctgttgctgctctcctggattgtgtctcaatctgtctcacctcatgtTCATTACTGATCTCtccactctcactctctgtgatgtagagctctgtgtagatctcattcagCAGTGTTGGGTTTCCCTGTATTGCTGTTCCTTCATACAGATGCTCAAACTTCTTCAGATTTGATCTAAATGTGTTGAGGACCTCattgctgtaaaataaaaattaaaaaaaagttattaagcCTTATGTATTCTGAATCATATCTTCAGATCATATAATTTACAGAATTGTTATACCTGAGACCAGGCCATGTATCTCAGTCTTGAAGTGTTCTTCACAAACCATAGACGTGCGACTCTTCATAGACGAACAGCTGGACTCTggttctgatctcttctgatgaACTGGACTAAAACATAGAGATTAAAGTTCATCTTTTGAATTACTGTATGTAACAAATCCACTATACATTTATGATCAAAATCactttaaatagcattttatataATCATTTCATACACTCTTTATACAAAAATTGTGAACTGAACTGTGACAATATATGACAATATTAAACGTCACTGTCACAGTtcagttcctgtttcctgtcattGTATGTTGACACATGCTGTGTTCAGAATGACACACTAACTTATTGTTCACTGTCCAGTACACAGTAGATACTGCCTACTACTTTTTAAGAATAGTGTGTGAAACAGTAAACAATAAGCAGCAAACAACATTTTAGAGTCGTATGCTACAGTGTTGTCACATGACAAACAGTGAACATTAATTCAGCACAGCTAAGTGTAAATAGTTGTTAGGTGACATTTACTTATGCGTCATtactgtagtacattataaaagagTATGTAATAACATATTCAGTGTAAATtagcacatttattaaaattattaaatggatgacGCCTGGAACAAAGCCTTCCTACACCTACCGCTAACCATAGCCAATAAACACTTCATTATTAATTACACAAAGCAAATAGGGatttaattgtaaatagtgACTCCATTTCTTTGTAGAGATTGAATTCTGTTTACataattgaaatattaattttatttatatattgtatgttaTCTATATATTactgcaatattattattattattattatttaa of the Labeo rohita strain BAU-BD-2019 unplaced genomic scaffold, IGBB_LRoh.1.0 scaffold_1058, whole genome shotgun sequence genome contains:
- the LOC127157361 gene encoding protein NLRC3-like: MKSRTSMVCEEHFKTEIHGLVSGITILNEVLNTFRSNLKKFEHLYEGTAIQGNPTLLNEIYTELYITESESGEISNEHEGKRIGTSSLYFHFLSEKSTSKTLSLSDLLHVFFPEIKEMETSSDKVLFIFESVILDFKSKVKLCNISKSASVDVLLMNLIVGNLLPSALIWITSRPAAADLVPSECVHRVTEVRGFNEPQKEEYFRKRISDQSLADRIISHLKSLRSLYIMCHIPVFCWISATVLEKMLSRAESGEIPKTLTQMYTHFLILQTNIKHEKDYEKKVTDEDVILKLGKVAFQQLVKRNLIYGEDLRECGIDVTCHRPK